The segment TTTGATCAAGTTTCTTTTGTCAACAAAAATCCATATCTAAGAAATACATGTTATAATATAAATCAGTATCTAAGATTTATACTATATAATTGCAACTGCTGAAAGCGTTCTGTTTACAAATCCCAGATGGTAGCAGGATACTGATCTgcacatattttcaaaatggatCATCTAAGACAAACACATTTCATGCAGAAATATGTATACAATTTGAACAACTCTGTTTACACCGAACCACGAATTCTTTTGCATAATAATCCTTTTCCAGATCTACCTAGTCAGATAATGAACGCTGAAAAGGTTGTTCAAAGGGATGCTTCCTGTTATTACATCCCTTTCCTCCTCAGAAACTTTTGAATCTACTGATAGCCTCAGACAAGTTGATTATGAGCGATTATTATATccgataataaagaaaaatgagacGGGTAGATTGAATCAAATTGTGTTGAATTATGTTTTCCATCTGCAGAAagtacaaaaattgtatttttataaatcattacggacgattaaaaaatgctttttttttttttttttttttttttttgcaatttttgactgAGCAATTCTCCAAAGTTAGTTAACACACTGTTTGAAAACTCGTATcatctttaaattatatcttcCCCCAATAAAACTTAACGTCGTACTTGATTTACTAAGATTTGCAATGTTTTGCACATTTGGTTATAAACATTATGTTTGTTAGCAATATGAATgatgttcataaaataaataaactgaggCATAAAATACAGCTTCTTCATGTAATATTTGGTTACATACATTATGTTAACAAAACGGATATTGttcacataataaataaacagagGCGAAAATGCAGCTTCATAATGTTATGTTTGTTTATAAACATTACGTTAACAATTCTCATGATGTTCACAAACTATATAAAAGGAGACCAAAATAtatcttccttaaattttatcaaaatgactACTTTTAAAGTAAAGGAAGAGGGGTATTTAAGGTAggctttattattactattaatattatttcctaatGGTATAGCTAgcctttttttatcatttcctgATAACACagaatcaaaatgaaaagaaagaaaatgatgaatAGAGACAATTAATCgttaatttacatataataataataattttaaggacTTTTTTAGCTATATCTCCATAATCTGAAAGAAagaatattgaaaactttttccGAGAACCAACTAGCAGTGAAATACATCAAAGCTTATCATCTTAGCTCAACCTTATAtactaacaaaataattatacgTGACAAAGCCTATTTATAACATAAGGGGTACAGgcgataattaattaaatataaattttgcaatgaaatcaTGAAATCTaaacttctttcttttaatttggtAAAAGCCTCAGAAACAAATGTTCTTAAAGAAATTACAGATTATtgaaacttaaagaaattttaatcaaagcatGAAACAAAAAAGAAGGATTATTTTTCCAATGTTTGGCTTGAAACAATTAgcaaaaataagacaaaaatttaaaacatgatgaaagaaattttaatcttaaagaaattttaatcaaagcatgaaacaaaaaagaaagattatttttccaATGTTTGGTTTGAAACAATTagcaaaaataagagaaaaatttaaaacgaaacaattagcaaaaataagagaaaaatttaaaacatgatgaaagaaattttaatcaaagcatgaaacaaaaaagaaagattatttttccaATGTTTGGTTTGAAACAATTagcaaaaataagagaaaaatttaaaacatgatgaaagaaattttaatcaaaacatgAAACAAAAAAGAAGGATTATTTTTCCAATGTTTGGCTTGAAACAATTagcaaaaataagagaaaaatttaaaacatgatgaaaaataatttacgaaaacaaaatttgacctaaaaaatgaatttatcagtTGTTCGCCATGAGccctattatttttatttttttttaagtttcaaatattcaataactaatttaataatttttattgacaagGACTTCAGGATATTGAGCATTTTTGGCACTCCAATTTCTATCTGAATGAACCTTTTGAACAGCATTTCTGTAGACATGTCATAGCAATTCACTCGATACCTGAAAAGCATATACAAGAAAaagtttgcaattattttttatgcaagatACTAAACCCGTACTCGCTTTTTGtctaatttctaatatatgaaaAGCTGGAACACATATGTCGTTATAATAATCTTACAAACGACTTTAAGCTTCTTTATATTAATACTTAGAAACCAATACTTTTGACTAAATAGTAAGAATGTTCCAAAATTCATCATTTTAGCACGAAGGAATCTACAAAGGAACGATCATATTTTCATACGCAGCATTTTAAATTGCAGTTGCATACAAAAGATGGTATGAATAAAACAACAAGGACGGCAAAGAGCTTCTTCCTCCACGCAAACTTACTATTTCTTTGTTGACTAAAATGGCAACAGTGTTTTGTGTGAACCGTTACCAAAAGGAACACGGAAAAAAGCACTAGGGGTGAAAGTGGAACAGCTGCAATCGTATCCGTCTTTCGAGGCCAGCAGACAAGCATCTAAAAGCCTCAGACCGTAGCCTTACCTTTACTATGATAAGGTAGATTTATACTGCGATAATGAAAAACACAGTTATTAATCAGATCGTCTAAAAGTTCTGCGATgtgtaaacaattaaaatgaatcagTTGTAATACagtaaaactattttctaatgaTTTCTCACGAAATGGTTCGCAAAAATTGAaagtagtaaaaattatattgcgaaacattaaaataaataaatgctgagCAAGCTACCACAAAATTGCAACGCCTTATTGTTTAGTCATTTCCTTTCTtgatttgaatagaatttttttaaaaatgctttccatataatattttagtaaatactgGTTTCCATAATATTGATGCTTTCAGTAAATACTTGTTTCCACagtattaaaattctgaaacatatttttgcTAACATCCgactaaaaaaaatgatgcaattgaATAACCATCAAGTATTGACTTAAGAAAAAGGTCTAGGGATGAATATGCCCTGTGCTGCCTTTATCGGGCATTTAACCTCTACAGAAATTTGGACTACAAATCTTTGAAAACAACGCGGTAGAAAACTCAATATTACACtcctaaaaaatattgaatatctgaaaaaaaaaaatgcaatgaagtcaattattgaaatttagtCGGTTCTTTTCTCATTCATATAAGAAAATGCGAAATTACATGAGTTCTGCAATATTCctttttggaataataaatttgatttaagaagCATAATTTGTGAACTAGAAATTCATGTAATTCATTGAATCATTCGCTATTGAAATTCATTCAATCGTAAAAACTATTTCTCCATTCTTGATGgatttctaaatgaattatttagtatatataaGACACCAAACGTCGTTAAAAGAAATGAGCTAATTACGAACAAAttgaattcatgaaaataatacttatatataaaaaaagatattttgtttgtttgtttcgtGGGGGTGGAAGGAACTATACAGTAAACAAttctaatgagaaaaaaaaagtgtgtatttttttaacagaaaaaacaGCAGCAATGGCGTGAGACAGATCGGTGGTAGAAAACAAGACATTATAACCACATTAACAGAAGCTTAAATTCTGCATACAAGAAAGGAGTTTTAAATACTAAGGGGAATATTCAAGCGAccgaactgaaaaaaaaatgattgccaTATTCATGAAAATAACATACTTTagagttaaaattatttgataaaaaaattccgaaaggtttttaactatctttttattaatcaaactttcatatttctaaaaaaataatgatttaaattgatGGAAGTAATACCTGTAAATTCCCAAGCATATAATCATAACACTTCTTTCCATTAGGAACACATAGATGactgattaagaaaaaaattttagatcatCATTACCTGCTAACAATTAACATGCTACGATAACATCTATAATCAAGTTAATGCAACCAATCAATAAAATATACCAGTGAGTATGGTTTATAAGATCCATGGTGTCTTGATATCTATACATATCGtataaaacaaatgaatcagAAAACCATATTTTAGAGATACCAAAAATCTCACCTTGCATCCTATCCAAAGGCAGACATAGCTCTTATTGTCGTCCGGCTGGCTTTGGACATGGCACTGCCGGATATGGTCAATGAGGTCCGTCTCAGTTGTGTTGTCGTCTGCTAACCGATGGCAGCCGAGCCATTTACAATCACCATCATCTGAACTACCAGATGTACTGGAACTTTGCGGGTCAACTTGACTGCAATTGGAAGAAGTGCAGTCGCTACTAGTGGTGGTCAGTTCAGTGAATCCCCCACCGTCGCTGTAGTTGGATCGGATCAGCAACACCTGGGGATTAAGGCGATGGTGAGAGTTTTGAATAGTCTGAAATGGATGGTCGTCGTCACGACAAGCCTGCTCGTCGAAGAACGAGTTCGGCGAAGTGGAGGATTCATCACGCCCTAAAAGAGGCGAGGGGAACTGTGTCGTTTGTCGATGTGGACTATCACCACAGTGAGAAGTCGTTTGGAAAGGATGGTCTTGACAAGCCTGCTCGTCGAAGAACGAAGAAGGTGAAGTAGAAGATTCACCATCAGCCAGTAGAGGTGATGGTGTTGTCTGTCGGTGATAGTCCTCTGGGCTGCTCCCATCGGTACAGGGAGAGGTCTCGAACTGGTGGTCGTCTTCACAGAAGGGAGGAGGCGACGATTCAGTAGAGGATTCGCCACCTCTTAGAAACTGCGTTGTGCTGCCATTGACGCTGGACGACAGAAGGAACTTAAAGGCAGACCCACTCTTGGCCGGAGTCTTTTCAAGGTTATAGAAGGTGTCATCGGGACTCTTATCTGACTCGTAACTGTTGTCGGTACGTGGGCTCAGGTCCAAGAGAGAATCTGAGTCATTGCAGAACTGCAAAGGCGAAGCGGGTGAAGTGGGGTTAACCAGCGATTTAGCTGGACTGGGACCCAGTCCGCTGTCCTCGCTGTCTGCGCGCAGGCACTCATAAGGACAATGTTGAGTGGGCAGGGGAGGCATGGGGGTGGCGGGCCTCGACGGAGAACTGGGCTCGCTTGACTCCCCTCCGCTATTGGTCACCACGCTGAAAATAGAGAGATGCATTTCTTAGCATATAAAGACGAAAGATTTTACAACAAAATGTCAGAAAACATTTGTATGtaggaaataaacaaaattcaaatcaaaaactGATTATAACGTAAAGAACATACAAATAATGAGAACCAACATGCAAATTTGACCATAAAATCTTATTACTCATGCATTCTGTTTatcttcaatatttcataaatacgaGAACGATTCCAAggataaaatataatgtaaaatatttcatattaataaaaaaattggaaattctaaatatttcagcGAAAAAAACGCCACACATTCTTTATTCTCTTTTCTGATGATAAGTCACGTTCACAAAACTAACgtttaaaatcgaaaataaataaatgcatgatttccaacatgtaaataaaatgacAGCGTATTTGTTCTTAAACAGAATAATAATGGAGGAGAGACATTTTTTGGCAGACAAAACCAAATTTCTTACATCTAGAgattttaatatactaaataaacTATCATTCCGCatatattaaatctaataaaactCAAAGGGAAAATGGTATATCATTGATGATAAATTTATGTcgcttttaattatttagagaCATACTTTATTCCGTCAACCGCAAAATAATAACAGTTTGCCAGAGCATAATGGGATATTATAGAAGATgacatttgaagaattttcaataaGTTTCGGAGATATTTTATGAGCATCACTGAATTAGGTGTAGTGCAGTTTTGTTAGAAATTTCCAAAGgtgtaaatcaataacaaaatttcgaataaatgagCAACATAAAGAAAAACACACAACTGTGGATAATCTGCACTGAGGAATGTAGGAG is part of the Argiope bruennichi chromosome 10, qqArgBrue1.1, whole genome shotgun sequence genome and harbors:
- the LOC129988222 gene encoding zinc finger protein AEBP2-like isoform X3, with translation MCSVVTNSGGESSEPSSPSRPATPMPPLPTQHCPYECLRADSEDSGLGPSPAKSLVNPTSPASPLQFCNDSDSLLDLSPRTDNSYESDKSPDDTFYNLEKTPAKSGSAFKFLLSSSVNGSTTQFLRGGESSTESSPPPFCEDDHQFETSPCTDGSSPEDYHRQTTPSPLLADGESSTSPSSFFDEQACQDHPFQTTSHCGDSPHRQTTQFPSPLLGRDESSTSPNSFFDEQACRDDDHPFQTIQNSHHRLNPQVLLIRSNYSDGGGFTELTTTSSDCTSSNCSQVDPQSSSTSGSSDDGDCKWLGCHRLADDNTTETDLIDHIRQCHVQSQPDDNKSYVCLWIGCKVYDRPSCSRSWLERHVLLHGGSKPFRCIVDGCRQRFSSEGILERHVNSHFPHKERSHRERFIRRRRHKYRRRPQSNKAKDFFDDASMEHVRHNLFQLSSIEGMNCGGPPSAITFHSTVVGRRVDPTGKVHILLHWNPEDMIPDSWIPESEILSNLQKTIPLSKLPRQALQLPSMVALSKTGIVARPGKRKRK
- the LOC129988222 gene encoding zinc finger protein AEBP2-like isoform X1, whose protein sequence is MATIGSELEEPDAERESGNGGETTTPFGYDQEKETWIKTDSSDPLTTLCGHRRTLRIDRSGSTESVVTNSGGESSEPSSPSRPATPMPPLPTQHCPYECLRADSEDSGLGPSPAKSLVNPTSPASPLQFCNDSDSLLDLSPRTDNSYESDKSPDDTFYNLEKTPAKSGSAFKFLLSSSVNGSTTQFLRGGESSTESSPPPFCEDDHQFETSPCTDGSSPEDYHRQTTPSPLLADGESSTSPSSFFDEQACQDHPFQTTSHCGDSPHRQTTQFPSPLLGRDESSTSPNSFFDEQACRDDDHPFQTIQNSHHRLNPQVLLIRSNYSDGGGFTELTTTSSDCTSSNCSQVDPQSSSTSGSSDDGDCKWLGCHRLADDNTTETDLIDHIRQCHVQSQPDDNKSYVCLWIGCKVYDRPSCSRSWLERHVLLHGGSKPFRCIVDGCRQRFSSEGILERHVNSHFPHKERSHRERFIRRRRHKYRRRPQSNKAKDFFDDASMEHVRHNLFQLSSIEGMNCGGPPSAITFHSTVVGRRVDPTGKVHILLHWNPEDMIPDSWIPESEILSNLQKTIPLSKLPRQALQLPSMVALSKTGIVARPGKRKRK
- the LOC129988222 gene encoding zinc finger protein AEBP2-like isoform X2 — protein: MFHSVVTNSGGESSEPSSPSRPATPMPPLPTQHCPYECLRADSEDSGLGPSPAKSLVNPTSPASPLQFCNDSDSLLDLSPRTDNSYESDKSPDDTFYNLEKTPAKSGSAFKFLLSSSVNGSTTQFLRGGESSTESSPPPFCEDDHQFETSPCTDGSSPEDYHRQTTPSPLLADGESSTSPSSFFDEQACQDHPFQTTSHCGDSPHRQTTQFPSPLLGRDESSTSPNSFFDEQACRDDDHPFQTIQNSHHRLNPQVLLIRSNYSDGGGFTELTTTSSDCTSSNCSQVDPQSSSTSGSSDDGDCKWLGCHRLADDNTTETDLIDHIRQCHVQSQPDDNKSYVCLWIGCKVYDRPSCSRSWLERHVLLHGGSKPFRCIVDGCRQRFSSEGILERHVNSHFPHKERSHRERFIRRRRHKYRRRPQSNKAKDFFDDASMEHVRHNLFQLSSIEGMNCGGPPSAITFHSTVVGRRVDPTGKVHILLHWNPEDMIPDSWIPESEILSNLQKTIPLSKLPRQALQLPSMVALSKTGIVARPGKRKRK